One genomic segment of Styela clava chromosome 3, kaStyClav1.hap1.2, whole genome shotgun sequence includes these proteins:
- the LOC144420832 gene encoding uncharacterized protein LOC144420832, translating to MFFHAQCNNRIILVIITKQDLYNMIYDLRYSRKTSCVSVLLVTVVLLHYSEACQDQHWCSSLTSFCNRSDIIKDMENLCPIACGYCNMTTDDNYTTWSDWSHCSTSCGEGYQTRFRKCNSTSFCKSDEDGKNLVQNRKCEEVSCGIWQPWQSWSECSSTCGNGIQRRDRLCSGGRCRGKYFASRSCNEEPCPIWSEWTTWSKCSVTCGNGIKTRLRSCIGGKPGLDCHGHESEEMTCTMTPCVKPNICRNLKPWCQNYHHDWCKTWYFVKDCQKYCGKC from the exons ATGTTTTTTCATGCACAGTGTAATAACAGAATAATATTAGTAATAATAACGAAACAAGATTTGTACAACATGATCTACGATTTGAG ATATTCGAGAAAAACATCTTGCGTAAGTGTTCTGCTGGTGACAGTTGTTTTATTAC ACTACAGTGAAGCATGTCAAGATCAACATTGGTGCTCAAGCCTTACAAGTTTTTGCAATCGTTCGGATATCATAAAAGACATGGAAAATCTTTGTCCAATCGCGTGTGGGTACTGCAACATGACCACTG ATGATAACTATACAACCTGGAGCGACTGGTCACATTGTTCTACCTCGTGCGGTGAAGGTTACCAAACAAGATTTCGTAAATGCAATTCCACATCATTTTGTAAATCTGACGAAGACGGAAAGAATCttgttcagaatagaaaatgtGAGGAAGTGTCATGTGGTATTTGGCAACCTTGGCAATCGTGGAGCGAATGCTCTTCCACTTGTGGAAATGGAATCCAGCGGAGGGATAGACTATGCTCAGGTGGGAGATGCCgaggaaaatattttgcatctCGTTCATGTAATGAGGAACCTTGTCCGATCTGGTCAGAATGGACAACTTGGTCTAAATGCTCTGTTACGTGTGGAAATGGAATCAAAACAAGATTGAG GTCATGTATTGGCGGCAAACCAGGACTAGATTGCCACGGACATGAATCAGAGGAAATGACCTGTACGATGACGCCTTGTGTGAAACCGA ATATCTGCAGAAATTTGAAACCCTGGTGTCAAAATTATCATCACGACTGGTGCAAAACTTGGTATTTTGTAAAGGACTGTCAAAAATATTGTGGCAAATGCTGA